In Luteitalea sp. TBR-22, one genomic interval encodes:
- a CDS encoding antibiotic biosynthesis monooxygenase, translating to MTITNVVVPSKLVHERVVGPSDRARFEAWASRYVAAASRAPGHEGTSVIGAASGEYFVLVRFDSEASLQAWRASAAERSLLAEADTFSRAADAPQVRTGLETWFTLPDGRVPTTPPPAWKMAVTTWVALYPMALVLARLLMPVPMPFVVNVALNTAIPVALLTWVAMPWLTRVLAPWLYGRTGTSGRIEA from the coding sequence ATGACCATCACCAACGTCGTGGTGCCGAGCAAGCTGGTGCACGAGCGCGTCGTCGGGCCGTCCGACCGCGCCCGCTTCGAGGCGTGGGCCTCGCGCTACGTAGCGGCGGCGTCGCGCGCCCCGGGCCACGAGGGCACCTCGGTCATCGGCGCCGCGTCGGGAGAGTACTTCGTGCTCGTGCGCTTCGACTCGGAGGCGTCGCTGCAGGCGTGGCGCGCCTCGGCCGCGGAGCGGTCGCTGCTTGCGGAGGCGGACACGTTCAGTCGCGCCGCGGATGCACCGCAGGTGCGCACCGGCCTCGAGACCTGGTTCACGCTGCCCGACGGCCGGGTCCCGACCACGCCGCCGCCTGCCTGGAAGATGGCGGTGACGACCTGGGTCGCGTTGTATCCGATGGCCCTGGTGCTCGCCCGCCTGCTCATGCCGGTGCCGATGCCGTTCGTCGTCAACGTCGCGCTGAACACCGCCATCCCCGTGGCGCTGCTCACGTGGGTCGCGATGCCATGGCTCACTCGTGTGCTGGCGCCATGGCTGTATGGAAGAACCGGCACATCAGGAAGGATCGAGGCATGA
- a CDS encoding SDR family oxidoreductase gives MTEGQERVVVVAGGAGNVGEGIVRTFLDEGATVVVPSRSEARLAALRQRMATAVVDRLVGVAADIGTPDGAAAIAAQAESYAPVEVVVAALGGWYQGPPVIETDWATWQRVLHDILHTHFLAARALLPALVQRRRGTYVLINGFSAEEPYPGAGPVSVGAAAQQMLSRMLMTELERTGVGVSQLVLGPVYSRSRSRGRPEWITADEVGAFCAALADGRRKPGLHRLMTKADLQGADAWTPL, from the coding sequence ATGACGGAGGGGCAGGAGCGTGTCGTGGTGGTTGCCGGGGGCGCCGGCAACGTCGGCGAGGGCATCGTGCGGACCTTCCTCGACGAGGGGGCGACCGTCGTCGTGCCATCGCGCAGCGAGGCGCGGCTTGCGGCGCTGAGGCAGAGGATGGCTACGGCCGTCGTCGATCGGCTGGTCGGTGTGGCCGCCGACATCGGGACGCCCGACGGGGCCGCCGCCATCGCGGCGCAGGCCGAGTCGTACGCGCCCGTGGAGGTCGTCGTGGCGGCGCTCGGCGGCTGGTACCAGGGTCCGCCGGTGATCGAGACCGACTGGGCGACGTGGCAGCGCGTGCTGCACGACATCCTGCACACGCACTTCCTCGCGGCCCGCGCCCTGCTGCCGGCCCTGGTGCAGCGGCGCCGCGGGACGTATGTGCTGATCAACGGGTTCTCGGCCGAGGAGCCATACCCTGGCGCCGGTCCCGTGTCGGTCGGCGCCGCCGCGCAGCAGATGCTGTCGCGCATGCTGATGACGGAGCTCGAGCGCACGGGTGTCGGGGTGAGCCAGTTGGTGCTGGGCCCCGTGTACTCGCGATCGCGCAGCCGCGGGCGGCCCGAGTGGATCACGGCCGACGAGGTCGGCGCGTTCTGCGCGGCGCTGGCCGACGGCCGCCGGAAGCCCGGCCTGCATCGACTGATGACGAAGGCCGATCTGCAGGGCGCCGATGCGTGGACCCCGCTCTGA